A single Pantoea rwandensis DNA region contains:
- a CDS encoding DinI-like family protein, producing the protein MRVEIMLDKNQKISQSVMGAFHEEVSKRVCALFPETIVQIRQGSYTKIEMLGASLDEDKRRLNDLLQNVFEDGSWLH; encoded by the coding sequence ATGCGCGTTGAAATCATGCTCGATAAGAATCAAAAAATAAGCCAGTCGGTGATGGGTGCTTTTCATGAAGAAGTCAGCAAGCGGGTTTGCGCGCTGTTTCCCGAAACCATCGTGCAGATTCGCCAGGGCAGTTATACAAAAATTGAGATGCTTGGCGCTAGTCTGGATGAAGATAAGCGCCGTCTAAATGATCTGCTGCAGAATGTCTTTGAAGATGGCAGTTGGCTGCATTGA
- a CDS encoding phage portal protein — translation MTKHKGRKAFAARAQTEQSTQQSQQPFEAFSFGEPTAVLDKRDIMDYAECIHNGRWYEPPVSFHGLAKSLRSAVHHSSPLYVKRNILASTFIPHPLMSQQEFSKFALDYLVFGNAFAELRRNTLGKPLRLETSPAKYTRRGVQDGVYWFVNEWKEAHQFEADQVFHLIEPDINQELYGLPEYLSALNSAWLNESATLFRRKYYQNGAHAGYILYMTDAAQSSSDIERMRQAMRDTKGIGNFRNLFMYAPNGKPDGIKILPLSEVATKDDFFNIKKASRDDLLSAHRVPPQMMGIIPDNTGGFGDAVKASQVFVRNELTPLQERMKEINNWIGQEVIQFSPYVLTVDQG, via the coding sequence ATGACAAAACATAAAGGCCGCAAGGCTTTCGCCGCCAGAGCACAGACAGAGCAGAGCACACAGCAGAGCCAACAGCCTTTCGAGGCGTTCAGCTTCGGTGAACCGACTGCCGTGCTTGATAAGCGCGACATCATGGATTACGCCGAGTGCATCCATAACGGGCGCTGGTATGAGCCGCCGGTCAGTTTTCACGGTCTGGCGAAAAGCCTGCGCTCGGCAGTGCATCACAGTTCGCCGCTCTATGTGAAACGTAACATTCTGGCCTCTACGTTCATCCCTCACCCGCTCATGAGTCAGCAGGAGTTCAGCAAATTTGCGCTGGATTATCTGGTGTTTGGCAACGCCTTTGCCGAGCTGCGCCGCAATACGCTGGGCAAGCCGCTTCGACTGGAAACCTCACCGGCGAAGTACACGCGCCGTGGCGTGCAGGATGGCGTTTACTGGTTTGTGAATGAGTGGAAAGAGGCGCACCAGTTTGAAGCGGATCAGGTTTTCCACCTAATCGAACCGGATATCAATCAGGAGCTTTACGGCCTGCCGGAATATCTCAGCGCGCTTAACTCCGCCTGGCTGAATGAGTCGGCTACGCTGTTCCGCCGCAAGTATTACCAGAATGGCGCTCACGCGGGTTACATCCTGTATATGACCGACGCCGCGCAGAGCAGCAGCGATATCGAGCGCATGCGTCAGGCCATGCGAGACACGAAAGGGATCGGCAACTTCCGCAACCTGTTTATGTACGCGCCCAACGGCAAGCCCGACGGCATCAAGATTTTGCCGCTGAGTGAAGTCGCGACAAAGGACGATTTCTTTAACATCAAGAAGGCCAGCCGGGATGATCTGTTGAGTGCGCACCGCGTGCCGCCGCAAATGATGGGCATCATCCCTGATAACACTGGCGGATTTGGTGACGCGGTGAAGGCGTCTCAGGTATTTGTCCGCAATGAGCTGACTCCACTGCAGGAGCGCATGAAGGAGATCAATAACTGGATTGGTCAGGAGGTTATTCAGTTCTCACCTTATGTGCTGACTGTTGACCAGGGTTGA
- a CDS encoding terminase ATPase subunit family protein, protein MNMTPGTIITDPRRQAALLYWQGFSVRQIAETLGQKTPTVQSWKTRDEWESVAPISRVEASMEARLIQLIMKEVKGNGDYKEIDALGRQIERLARVERYRGSGNEADLNPNVRNRNKGERQPPSKNVFSDEQTGKLTDLFMDGSFDYQLNWHKAGLTHRIRNILKSRQIGATFYFAREALIDALTTGRNQIFLSASKAQAHVFKNYIINFARLVDVDLKGDPIVLPNGASLIFLGTNVRTAQSYTGNLYLDEYFWIPKFQELRKVASGMSLHKKWRTTYFSTPSSLSHSAYPFWSGELFNKGRRNRDDRIEIDLSHSHLAKGVLCGDNQWRQIVTVEDALSGGCDLFDIDQLQLEYSPAEYQNLLMCEFVDDEASVFPFAELKTCMVDSLEEWNDFNPYALRPFDYRPVWIGYDPSHTGDSAGCAVLAPPLVKGGKFRVLERHQWRGMDFAAQAQSIKQLTEKYTVEYIGVDATGIGQGVFQLVRQFFPAAREIKYSPEVKTAMVLKAKDTITSGRLEYDTGQTDITQSFMAIRKTMTASGNRSTYEASRSEEASHADVAWAIMHALLNEPLTAASGGESSSFLEFN, encoded by the coding sequence ATGAACATGACACCCGGCACCATCATCACCGATCCGCGCCGTCAGGCCGCGCTGCTTTACTGGCAGGGATTTTCTGTGCGCCAGATTGCGGAGACGCTCGGACAAAAAACGCCAACCGTGCAGAGCTGGAAGACGCGCGACGAGTGGGAAAGCGTTGCACCCATCAGTCGCGTGGAAGCCAGCATGGAAGCCCGGTTGATTCAGCTCATCATGAAAGAGGTCAAGGGGAATGGTGATTACAAGGAAATAGACGCGCTCGGGCGTCAGATTGAACGACTGGCCCGCGTTGAGCGCTATCGCGGCAGCGGCAACGAGGCCGATTTAAACCCAAACGTGCGCAACCGCAATAAGGGCGAGCGCCAGCCGCCGAGTAAAAACGTGTTCAGCGACGAGCAGACCGGAAAGCTTACCGACCTGTTTATGGACGGCAGCTTTGATTATCAGCTCAACTGGCACAAAGCGGGCCTGACGCACCGTATCCGCAACATTCTGAAATCCCGCCAGATAGGCGCGACGTTCTACTTTGCCCGTGAAGCACTTATCGATGCGCTCACCACCGGCCGCAATCAGATATTCCTGTCAGCAAGTAAAGCGCAGGCGCACGTTTTCAAGAATTACATTATCAATTTCGCCCGCCTGGTTGATGTTGACCTTAAAGGCGATCCGATAGTGCTGCCAAACGGTGCCAGCCTGATATTTCTCGGTACCAACGTTCGCACCGCGCAGAGCTACACCGGCAATCTGTATCTGGATGAATATTTCTGGATACCGAAGTTTCAGGAGCTGCGAAAAGTCGCCAGCGGCATGTCACTGCACAAGAAGTGGCGCACCACCTACTTTTCAACGCCGTCCAGCCTGTCGCACAGCGCTTACCCGTTCTGGTCAGGTGAGCTGTTTAACAAAGGGCGGCGCAACCGGGATGATCGTATCGAGATTGACCTGTCTCACTCTCACCTGGCGAAAGGCGTGCTGTGCGGTGATAACCAGTGGCGACAGATTGTCACGGTTGAAGATGCGCTGTCGGGCGGGTGTGACCTGTTCGACATCGATCAGCTGCAGCTCGAATACAGCCCGGCGGAATATCAGAACCTGCTTATGTGCGAATTTGTTGACGACGAAGCCAGCGTATTCCCATTTGCCGAGCTGAAGACCTGCATGGTCGACAGCCTGGAGGAATGGAACGACTTTAACCCCTACGCGCTGCGCCCCTTTGATTATCGCCCGGTGTGGATTGGTTACGATCCCTCGCATACCGGCGACAGCGCCGGGTGTGCCGTCCTTGCTCCACCGCTGGTTAAGGGTGGCAAGTTCCGCGTGCTGGAGCGTCATCAGTGGCGCGGTATGGACTTCGCCGCGCAGGCGCAGTCGATTAAACAGCTCACCGAAAAATACACCGTGGAATACATCGGCGTTGATGCGACCGGCATCGGGCAAGGCGTTTTCCAGTTGGTGCGCCAGTTCTTCCCGGCAGCGCGTGAGATCAAATATTCGCCCGAGGTGAAAACCGCCATGGTGCTGAAGGCGAAAGACACCATCACCAGCGGGCGACTTGAGTACGACACGGGGCAGACGGATATCACACAGTCATTTATGGCTATCCGCAAAACCATGACTGCCAGCGGCAACCGCTCCACCTACGAAGCCAGCCGCAGCGAAGAGGCCAGCCACGCTGACGTCGCCTGGGCAATCATGCACGCCCTCTTAAACGAACCGCTTACCGCTGCCAGCGGCGGCGAATCATCCTCATTCCTGGAATTTAACTGA
- a CDS encoding GPO family capsid scaffolding protein, which translates to MATKATKAKRFRIAVQGATTDGREISRDWISQMAKNYNPTVYGARINMEHLKGYAADSTFRRFGDVTKVEAEEITEGPLAGKLALFGYIDPTPELVEMTRARQKVYTSIEVNPNFSDTGEAYLVGLAVTDDPASLGTEYLSFSATAKANPLASRKLDKDNLFTAAEETLIEFYEEAEQGPSLLNRVKEMFSRKSKTDDERFNDVSAAVTAVAEQVQQNGDSFTGQLTKLETSLSDRLSALETEAGKDREALTALQNSLAKTDGGFNRRPPATGGDNKGSVQTDC; encoded by the coding sequence ATGGCAACTAAGGCAACTAAAGCAAAGCGTTTCCGCATCGCGGTCCAGGGCGCTACTACCGATGGTCGCGAGATTTCCCGCGACTGGATTTCGCAGATGGCGAAAAACTATAACCCGACCGTGTACGGTGCTCGCATCAACATGGAACACCTCAAGGGTTACGCAGCCGACAGCACATTCCGCCGTTTCGGTGACGTGACGAAGGTTGAAGCCGAAGAAATCACCGAAGGTCCGCTGGCGGGCAAGCTTGCACTGTTTGGCTATATCGACCCGACGCCCGAGCTTGTCGAAATGACCAGGGCGCGTCAGAAGGTTTATACCTCCATTGAAGTGAACCCGAATTTCTCAGATACCGGCGAAGCCTATCTGGTTGGCCTGGCTGTCACCGATGACCCGGCAAGCCTCGGCACTGAATACCTCAGTTTCAGCGCTACCGCCAAAGCTAACCCGCTGGCGTCCCGCAAGCTGGATAAAGACAACCTCTTTACCGCCGCCGAAGAAACCCTGATCGAGTTCTATGAAGAAGCCGAGCAGGGGCCGTCACTGCTGAACCGCGTGAAAGAGATGTTCAGCCGTAAATCCAAGACCGACGACGAGCGTTTTAACGACGTAAGCGCGGCGGTCACTGCGGTGGCTGAACAGGTGCAGCAGAACGGCGACAGCTTCACGGGCCAGTTAACCAAGCTGGAAACATCCCTTTCAGATCGTCTTTCGGCGCTGGAAACCGAAGCCGGTAAAGACCGTGAAGCGCTGACCGCGCTGCAGAACTCGCTCGCGAAAACCGACGGCGGCTTTAACCGTCGCCCGCCTGCGACCGGCGGCGATAACAAAGGCAGCGTCCAGACCGACTGCTGA
- a CDS encoding phage major capsid protein, P2 family, protein MRQQTRFKFNAYMSRVAELNGVETGDMNKKFSVEPSVAQKLMTRVQESSAFLTRINIVPVPEMKGEKIGVGVSGSIASTTDTAGGDERETADFSALDSQGYECAQVNFDFHIRYNTLDLWARYDDFQTRLRDAIIQRQALDRIMIGFNGTRRAKTSSRAQNPMLQDVAVGWLQKYRNEAPDRVMSKVTDEEGTVISAKIRVGKDGDYANLDALVMDATNNLIEPWYQEDPELVVIVGRQLLADKYFPIVNQSQPNTEQLAADVIVSQKRIGNLPAVRVPYFPPNAMMVTRLDNLSIYWQEGTQRRHIEEVPKRDRIENYESANEDYVVEDYAAGCLIENIQLGVFTPPEATTESEPQSDADGAGAGGDGAGAAGTGGE, encoded by the coding sequence ATGCGCCAGCAAACCCGTTTTAAATTTAATGCCTACATGTCACGCGTTGCCGAGCTGAACGGCGTCGAAACCGGCGACATGAACAAGAAATTCAGCGTTGAGCCGTCCGTCGCACAGAAACTGATGACCCGCGTGCAGGAGTCGTCCGCGTTTCTGACCCGCATCAATATCGTGCCGGTGCCGGAGATGAAGGGCGAGAAAATCGGCGTCGGCGTGTCCGGTTCGATTGCGAGCACCACCGACACCGCTGGCGGTGACGAGCGCGAAACTGCTGATTTCTCTGCGCTGGACAGCCAGGGATATGAGTGCGCGCAGGTCAACTTCGATTTCCACATCCGCTACAACACGCTCGACCTGTGGGCGCGCTATGACGATTTCCAGACCCGCTTACGCGACGCCATCATTCAGCGTCAGGCGCTGGACCGCATCATGATCGGTTTCAACGGTACGCGCCGCGCTAAAACATCCAGCCGTGCACAGAACCCGATGCTGCAGGACGTGGCGGTGGGCTGGCTGCAGAAGTACCGCAACGAAGCGCCAGACCGCGTAATGAGCAAGGTCACTGATGAAGAGGGCACGGTGATTTCGGCAAAAATCCGCGTGGGTAAAGATGGCGACTACGCCAACCTCGACGCGCTGGTAATGGATGCCACCAATAACCTGATCGAACCGTGGTACCAGGAAGACCCGGAGCTGGTTGTCATCGTGGGCCGTCAGCTACTGGCTGACAAATATTTCCCGATTGTGAACCAGAGCCAGCCAAACACCGAACAGCTTGCGGCGGATGTGATCGTCAGCCAGAAGCGCATCGGCAATCTGCCAGCGGTGCGCGTGCCGTACTTCCCGCCTAACGCCATGATGGTGACCCGTCTCGATAACCTGTCGATTTACTGGCAGGAAGGCACGCAGCGCCGCCATATCGAAGAGGTGCCGAAGCGTGACCGCATCGAAAACTACGAATCAGCTAACGAAGATTACGTGGTGGAAGACTACGCGGCGGGCTGTCTGATCGAAAACATCCAGCTTGGTGTATTTACCCCGCCTGAAGCCACTACCGAGTCTGAACCCCAGAGTGATGCTGACGGTGCTGGTGCTGGCGGTGATGGTGCTGGCGCAGCCGGAACGGGCGGAGAGTAA
- a CDS encoding terminase endonuclease subunit — MLSPARRHRMRVQAETESQRDANPMRHATGYEQMLVKLNEDKRRLKKVYGKEKKADIKRQMLPEYVPWVKGVMNSGRGAQDAIVMTVMIWRLDTGDVTGALEIARYALKHGLVSPDGFRRDSLPYLLAEEVASAAMRAWTAKEAVNIDPLLETLRLTDGEDMPDEVRAKLHKIIGYVYRDSGGTHEAMKHLQRALQLHDRCGVVKDIERLATVMKKQAQNSR; from the coding sequence ATGTTGAGTCCCGCCCGCCGTCACCGGATGCGCGTCCAGGCCGAAACCGAATCGCAACGGGATGCAAACCCGATGCGCCACGCTACCGGCTATGAGCAGATGCTCGTGAAACTCAACGAGGACAAGCGTCGCCTGAAAAAGGTCTATGGCAAAGAGAAGAAGGCAGACATTAAGCGTCAGATGCTGCCCGAATACGTGCCATGGGTGAAAGGCGTGATGAACAGCGGACGCGGCGCGCAGGATGCCATCGTGATGACCGTCATGATCTGGCGACTGGACACAGGCGACGTAACCGGCGCGCTCGAAATCGCCCGATACGCCCTGAAGCATGGTCTGGTGTCACCTGACGGATTCAGGCGTGACAGCCTGCCGTACCTGCTGGCAGAAGAGGTTGCCAGCGCCGCGATGCGAGCCTGGACGGCAAAAGAGGCGGTGAACATCGATCCGCTTCTCGAAACCCTCCGGCTGACCGACGGCGAGGACATGCCCGATGAAGTGCGCGCCAAGCTGCACAAAATTATCGGATATGTCTATCGCGATTCGGGCGGGACTCATGAGGCGATGAAACATCTACAACGCGCGCTGCAGTTGCATGACCGCTGTGGCGTTGTGAAGGACATTGAGCGGCTGGCAACTGTGATGAAAAAGCAGGCACAGAACAGCCGCTGA
- a CDS encoding head completion/stabilization protein, giving the protein MSTVVISAPRPADAAEPPVKNTFFWPDIDLQLLRDSLRYEGTVTAQRLRQAVLTAISEVNAELYDWRAEQMATGFKTLETVPAETLDGVSEKVTHYIAAVASMTAATIAERYRGYDASGTKKATEIEVSADEYWRDARFSISRVAERPGCIVSLL; this is encoded by the coding sequence ATGAGCACGGTAGTTATATCCGCACCGCGACCGGCAGACGCTGCCGAGCCGCCAGTTAAGAACACGTTTTTCTGGCCTGATATCGATTTGCAACTGCTGCGTGACTCGCTTCGCTATGAGGGCACTGTTACCGCACAGCGACTGCGGCAGGCGGTGCTGACCGCAATTTCTGAGGTGAACGCCGAGCTGTACGACTGGCGCGCCGAGCAGATGGCGACGGGCTTCAAAACGCTGGAAACCGTACCGGCGGAAACGCTGGACGGCGTAAGCGAAAAAGTCACGCATTACATCGCCGCCGTTGCGTCAATGACTGCCGCCACCATTGCCGAGCGCTATCGTGGCTATGACGCCAGCGGTACCAAAAAAGCAACGGAAATCGAAGTCAGCGCCGACGAGTACTGGCGCGATGCTCGATTCAGTATCAGCCGCGTCGCTGAGCGCCCCGGCTGCATCGTGAGTCTGCTGTGA
- a CDS encoding tail protein X — MRVYALQGDTVDDICYRHYGRTEQVTELVYEANHGLAEAGPVLPHGWPVDLPELSASSTSDTVNLWD, encoded by the coding sequence ATGCGGGTGTATGCCCTGCAGGGCGATACCGTTGACGATATCTGCTACCGCCATTACGGGCGGACGGAGCAGGTCACGGAGCTGGTTTACGAGGCTAATCACGGTCTTGCCGAAGCCGGGCCGGTTCTGCCGCACGGCTGGCCGGTTGATCTGCCTGAGTTGTCGGCGTCGTCAACGAGTGACACCGTAAACCTTTGGGACTGA
- a CDS encoding lysozyme: MNLQIVKRCSVGVVLAIAATLPGFQTLHTSVEGMKLIADYEGCRLSPYKCDADKWTDGIGNTVGVVTGKTITERQAAGTFIANVLRTEKALSRCVFTQLPQKVYDAVVSFAFNVGTGNACSSTLVKLLNQERWQEACMQLPRWVYVKGVFNQGLDNRRGRELVWCLKGVVP, translated from the coding sequence ATGAATCTGCAAATCGTTAAGCGTTGCTCGGTGGGTGTGGTGCTGGCCATCGCCGCCACGCTGCCGGGATTCCAGACGCTGCACACCTCTGTCGAAGGCATGAAGCTTATCGCCGATTACGAAGGGTGCCGCCTGAGTCCTTACAAGTGCGACGCGGACAAATGGACCGACGGCATTGGCAACACGGTTGGCGTGGTGACGGGTAAAACCATCACCGAGCGGCAGGCGGCGGGCACGTTTATTGCCAACGTACTGCGCACCGAAAAGGCGCTGTCCCGCTGCGTGTTCACGCAGCTACCGCAAAAGGTTTATGACGCCGTGGTGTCGTTTGCCTTCAACGTCGGAACAGGCAACGCCTGCAGCTCGACGCTGGTGAAGTTGCTGAATCAGGAGCGATGGCAGGAGGCATGTATGCAGTTGCCGCGCTGGGTGTACGTGAAGGGTGTATTCAATCAGGGGCTGGATAACCGCCGTGGGCGTGAACTGGTCTGGTGCTTAAAAGGAGTCGTGCCGTGA
- a CDS encoding DNZ54_00345 family protein — MKNKILSVIVDVVYIGLLIAGLRDPQSWLMNLPVAFIWLMNTFVWLTVFAGMAAVMAGGEAGKKMRDKLARLFNRPAKGVLSRAYGWGLKLLIVISLAYSGWLITLISYVLTVIVFQICRSMLAEPDAA; from the coding sequence GTGAAAAACAAAATTCTGAGTGTGATCGTTGATGTCGTGTATATCGGGCTGCTGATTGCCGGGCTGCGTGATCCGCAAAGCTGGCTGATGAATCTGCCCGTGGCTTTCATCTGGCTGATGAACACCTTCGTCTGGCTGACGGTATTTGCGGGTATGGCGGCGGTTATGGCGGGCGGCGAGGCGGGCAAGAAAATGCGCGATAAGCTGGCGCGGCTTTTCAACCGTCCTGCAAAAGGAGTGCTCAGCCGTGCCTACGGTTGGGGGCTTAAACTGCTAATCGTCATCAGCCTGGCTTACTCGGGCTGGCTTATCACCCTGATCAGCTACGTGCTGACGGTCATTGTCTTCCAGATTTGCCGATCCATGCTGGCGGAGCCGGATGCAGCATGA
- the lysB gene encoding Rz-like lysis system protein LysB (The gene for this Rz-like phage lysis system protein may overlap extensively with the gene for the other spanin subunit, the Rz1-like protein in the outer membrane.) — protein sequence MTRIIGALLAAALVALGLTGWRWSVAAGELVSAQKIIGTLSAGIESRDKAIARLNSENLQGQKREAELRLMQGRASAGALTREAQIQRETDANPILRDWSAAALPDDVIRLHTRPAFASARDYLDWLSARDKLPGAGKQP from the coding sequence ATGACGCGCATCATTGGCGCACTGCTGGCAGCGGCACTGGTTGCGCTGGGGTTGACCGGCTGGCGCTGGTCGGTTGCCGCCGGTGAACTCGTTAGCGCACAAAAAATTATCGGCACGCTGTCGGCGGGTATCGAGAGCCGTGACAAGGCGATAGCCAGGCTGAACAGTGAAAACCTGCAGGGCCAGAAGCGCGAAGCTGAGCTGCGGCTGATGCAGGGGAGGGCCAGCGCCGGTGCGCTGACCCGTGAGGCACAAATACAGAGAGAAACCGATGCGAACCCGATACTACGTGACTGGTCTGCTGCTGCTCTGCCTGACGATGTTATCCGGCTGCACACCCGACCGGCCTTCGCCAGCGCCAGAGATTATCTGGATTGGCTGTCCGCGCGTGACAAGCTGCCCGGTGCCGGGAAACAGCCTTAA
- the lysC gene encoding Rz1-like lysis system protein LysC (LysC is an Rz1-like component of a phage lytic system, substantially overlapping although not fully embedded in the gene for the Rz-like LysB component.), which yields MLSGCTPDRPSPAPEIIWIGCPRVTSCPVPGNSLKTAGDLAADNRQLEAALASCGLQVETIKDCQEQHDVETTATAQSTDRQRAAAAAKP from the coding sequence ATGTTATCCGGCTGCACACCCGACCGGCCTTCGCCAGCGCCAGAGATTATCTGGATTGGCTGTCCGCGCGTGACAAGCTGCCCGGTGCCGGGAAACAGCCTTAAAACGGCGGGCGATCTGGCGGCGGACAATCGCCAGCTTGAGGCGGCGCTCGCATCCTGCGGGCTGCAGGTTGAAACCATTAAAGACTGTCAGGAGCAACACGATGTTGAAACCACAGCAACTGCGCAAAGCACTGACCGACAGCGTGCCGCTGCTGCAGCGAAACCCTGA
- a CDS encoding phage tail protein translates to MLKPQQLRKALTDSVPLLQRNPDSLNVFIDSGRIVSTLATSLSFEYQYRLNMVITDYTGDIDLLVVPMLAWLRVNEPDMMATREKQQAGFTFKADVISDTASDISIDLLLSERVIVKELDGNLHVTHLNENPPPENDYRPLQMYADGVLISEIQP, encoded by the coding sequence ATGTTGAAACCACAGCAACTGCGCAAAGCACTGACCGACAGCGTGCCGCTGCTGCAGCGAAACCCTGACAGCCTGAACGTATTTATCGACAGCGGGCGCATTGTTTCCACGCTAGCCACTTCGCTGTCGTTTGAATATCAGTACCGGCTGAATATGGTGATAACCGACTACACCGGCGATATTGATTTGCTGGTCGTCCCGATGCTGGCATGGCTGCGCGTAAATGAGCCTGACATGATGGCGACAAGAGAAAAGCAGCAGGCCGGTTTCACCTTCAAGGCCGATGTGATCAGCGATACCGCCAGTGATATCAGTATCGACCTTCTGCTGAGTGAGCGGGTAATCGTCAAAGAGCTTGACGGCAATCTGCACGTCACGCACCTGAATGAAAACCCGCCCCCGGAAAATGACTATCGCCCGCTGCAGATGTATGCCGATGGCGTGCTTATCAGTGAGATCCAGCCGTGA
- a CDS encoding phage virion morphogenesis protein, whose amino-acid sequence MNDLQIVNDRLNALIGNLSAPARKEMARNIAKKLRASQQKNIKNQQAPDGTPFKPRKAQPIRSKKGRVKREMFAKLRTAKYLKAQSTSDEAVIQFTGRVQRMARVHHYGLRDRPSRKGKDVQYESRPLLGLNKLDLQAIEDVIMDFIR is encoded by the coding sequence GTGAACGATTTGCAGATCGTCAATGACCGGCTGAATGCGCTGATTGGCAACCTGTCTGCCCCGGCACGCAAAGAGATGGCGCGCAACATTGCGAAGAAGCTGCGCGCCAGCCAGCAAAAGAACATCAAAAACCAGCAGGCACCCGACGGCACACCGTTTAAACCCCGCAAGGCGCAGCCCATTCGCAGTAAAAAAGGGCGGGTTAAACGTGAGATGTTCGCCAAGCTTCGCACCGCAAAATACCTGAAAGCGCAGTCAACATCAGACGAGGCGGTGATCCAGTTTACCGGGCGTGTGCAGCGAATGGCCCGCGTGCATCATTACGGGCTGCGCGACCGGCCATCACGCAAAGGGAAAGATGTACAGTATGAATCACGTCCACTTCTAGGATTAAATAAACTGGACTTACAGGCTATTGAAGACGTTATTATGGACTTTATCCGATAA
- a CDS encoding phage baseplate assembly protein V, protein MNEQLAEILRLLRNLIRIGTVSAVNLDDGLCRVDTGNLTTGWLHWLTARAGNTRSWNAPSVGEQVIVLCLGGETDTGFVLPAIFSDKNPAPSASADALHWSFPDDAVIEYEPATGALKATGIKSATIAASVKILLDSPLVECTKKLKTAQLEVTDGGTMKGDITHTGGSLSSNGKVLHSHKHPGDSGGQTGEPI, encoded by the coding sequence ATGAACGAACAACTCGCAGAAATCCTGCGCCTGCTGCGCAACCTTATCCGCATTGGCACCGTGTCCGCCGTAAATCTGGACGACGGGTTATGTCGCGTGGATACAGGAAATCTTACGACTGGCTGGCTTCACTGGCTGACCGCCCGCGCGGGTAATACCCGTTCGTGGAATGCGCCGTCGGTGGGTGAGCAGGTCATTGTTTTATGCCTCGGTGGTGAGACGGATACCGGCTTTGTGCTACCGGCCATTTTCTCTGATAAAAACCCCGCCCCCTCCGCCTCGGCTGATGCACTGCACTGGTCATTTCCTGACGACGCTGTGATCGAGTACGAACCGGCAACCGGCGCACTCAAGGCGACCGGCATCAAGTCGGCAACCATAGCAGCGTCAGTCAAAATCCTGCTGGATTCTCCACTGGTTGAGTGTACGAAGAAGTTAAAAACCGCGCAGCTTGAGGTGACGGACGGCGGCACGATGAAGGGTGACATTACGCATACTGGCGGCTCGCTGAGTTCAAACGGGAAAGTCCTGCACTCGCACAAACACCCAGGCGACAGCGGCGGGCAGACGGGAGAGCCAATATGA
- a CDS encoding GPW/gp25 family protein, whose amino-acid sequence MTTAKYIGMSRETGEALTDIEHIRQSIRDILMTPVGTRIMRREYGSLLSALIDQPQNESLRLQIMSACYVALLRWEPRVKLNAINFESDYNGAMVVELTGNRADTLQPFSLNIPVS is encoded by the coding sequence ATGACAACCGCAAAATATATCGGCATGAGCCGGGAGACCGGCGAGGCGCTGACGGACATCGAGCATATTCGCCAGTCAATCCGCGACATTCTAATGACGCCGGTTGGCACCCGCATCATGCGCCGCGAATACGGCTCGCTGCTTTCAGCGCTGATTGACCAGCCGCAAAACGAGTCACTGCGCCTGCAGATTATGTCGGCCTGCTATGTGGCGTTGCTGCGCTGGGAGCCGCGCGTAAAGCTCAACGCCATCAACTTTGAGTCGGATTACAACGGCGCGATGGTGGTTGAACTGACGGGTAACCGGGCAGACACCCTGCAACCCTTTTCCTTAAACATTCCTGTGAGCTGA